From a single Planococcus shenhongbingii genomic region:
- the dnaA gene encoding chromosomal replication initiator protein DnaA has protein sequence MEHLDELWSSVLAQVETKISKPSFETWLKSTKLLSYQNDTVTISAPNSFARDWLENHYVHLITGILSDSTGNDLLIKFVVPKDQDMDDFQLPAPRIKPGQNEHQEFLPGMLNPKYTFDTFVIGSGNRFAHAASLAVAEAPAKAYNPLFIYGGVGLGKTHLMHAIGHYVLEHNPNAKVVYLSSEKFTNEFINSIRDNQTVDFRNKYRSVDILLIDDIQFLAGKEQTQEEFFHTFNTLHEESKQIIISSDRPPKEIPTLEDRLRSRFEWGLITDITPPDLETRIAILRKKAKADGLDIPNDVMTYIANSIDSNIRELEGALIRVVAYSSLINRDMSAELAAEALKDIMPNSKPKVVTILDIQHAVGDQFNVKLEDFKTKRRTKDIAYPRQVAMYLSREMTDFSLPKIGEEFGGRDHTTVIHAHEKISKMLKDNQQLQQDVKDIRSALGKG, from the coding sequence TTGGAACACTTAGACGAACTTTGGTCGAGTGTCTTAGCCCAAGTTGAAACTAAAATCTCCAAACCCAGTTTTGAAACATGGTTAAAATCAACAAAACTTTTATCCTATCAGAATGACACAGTGACAATTTCAGCGCCTAATTCGTTTGCACGTGATTGGTTGGAAAACCATTACGTGCATTTAATTACTGGAATTCTTTCGGATTCTACAGGCAATGATCTGCTGATAAAATTTGTTGTGCCAAAAGATCAGGATATGGACGATTTTCAACTTCCTGCCCCTCGCATAAAACCAGGGCAAAATGAGCATCAGGAATTTCTTCCTGGCATGTTGAATCCAAAATATACATTTGACACATTTGTTATTGGATCCGGCAACCGCTTTGCTCACGCTGCTTCATTGGCAGTAGCTGAAGCCCCTGCAAAAGCGTATAATCCGCTGTTTATCTATGGAGGAGTAGGACTTGGCAAGACACATTTAATGCACGCAATAGGACATTATGTCCTCGAACACAACCCGAATGCCAAAGTGGTTTACTTGTCTTCGGAGAAATTCACGAACGAATTCATCAACTCGATTCGTGATAACCAAACCGTTGATTTCCGCAATAAGTACCGCAGTGTCGATATTCTTTTGATTGATGATATTCAATTTTTGGCCGGTAAAGAACAGACGCAAGAAGAGTTTTTCCATACTTTTAATACACTGCATGAAGAATCAAAGCAAATCATCATCTCGAGCGACCGGCCTCCAAAAGAAATTCCGACGTTGGAAGATCGCTTAAGATCCCGCTTTGAATGGGGATTAATCACAGATATTACACCGCCGGATCTGGAAACGCGGATTGCAATTCTGCGCAAAAAAGCGAAAGCAGACGGCCTTGATATCCCGAACGATGTTATGACGTATATCGCTAATTCGATCGACTCGAATATCCGTGAACTTGAAGGGGCTTTAATCCGTGTTGTAGCTTATTCCTCTTTGATAAACCGTGATATGAGTGCAGAACTTGCTGCGGAAGCGCTAAAAGATATTATGCCGAACTCCAAGCCTAAAGTTGTCACGATTTTGGACATCCAGCATGCAGTCGGAGATCAATTTAATGTTAAATTAGAGGATTTCAAAACAAAACGCCGCACGAAAGATATTGCATACCCTCGTCAAGTGGCTATGTATTTATCCCGTGAAATGACGGATTTTTCTTTGCCTAAAATTGGAGAAGAATTCGGGGGACGCGACCATACGACGGTCATTCATGCCCATGAGAAGATTTCAAAAATGTTGAAAGACAATCAGCAGCTCCAGCAAGATGTAAAAGATATCAGAAGTGCGCTTGGCAAAGGGTAA
- the yaaA gene encoding S4 domain-containing protein YaaA has translation MKEIAIDTEFITLGQLLKKTDIISSGGMAKWFLSEHEVFVNGEAEDRRGRKLRPNDTVNIPENGEFRIVVAEGMSFDVD, from the coding sequence TTGAAAGAAATCGCAATTGACACAGAATTTATCACACTTGGCCAACTACTTAAAAAGACCGATATTATTAGTTCGGGAGGAATGGCAAAATGGTTTCTCAGTGAACATGAAGTATTTGTGAACGGAGAAGCTGAAGATCGGAGAGGCCGCAAGCTGCGTCCAAACGATACGGTAAACATTCCTGAAAACGGGGAGTTTCGTATAGTTGTAGCCGAAGGCATGAGCTTCGATGTGGATTGA
- the dnaN gene encoding DNA polymerase III subunit beta codes for MKFEIMRERLVEGLNDVMKAVSSKTTIPILTGIKMDVSSEGMRLTGSDSDITIQTFIPAEEDGEQIIRVTEGGSIVLQAKVFGEIIRKLPTNEVEIEITGNFQTHIRSGKSEFHLIGLDALDYPQLPDIQDDRLFTIPADLLKTINRETVFAVSSSETRPVLTGVHWEVKEGELVCVATDSHRLARRKTKLETLPEGEYSVVIPGKSLTELNKILDDNSDPVEIVMTNQQVLFKSKHILFFSRLLEGNYPDTSRLIPSEYKTEVTVNGRSLLQAIDRASLLAREERNNVVRFSTTSGNEVEVSSNSPEVGKVEEQLLAQSIEGEELKISFSAKFMMDALKAIDGQDVLIQFTGAMRPFILKSALDDSILQLILPVRTY; via the coding sequence ATGAAATTCGAGATAATGCGTGAACGTTTAGTCGAAGGTTTAAATGATGTAATGAAAGCGGTAAGTTCAAAAACAACAATTCCGATTTTAACGGGAATTAAAATGGACGTTTCTTCAGAAGGTATGAGATTAACTGGCAGTGATTCAGATATCACCATCCAGACGTTCATCCCGGCTGAAGAAGATGGAGAACAAATCATTCGTGTTACTGAAGGCGGAAGCATTGTACTCCAGGCAAAAGTATTTGGAGAAATTATTCGCAAACTGCCGACAAATGAAGTGGAAATTGAAATTACAGGGAATTTCCAAACACATATTCGTTCTGGAAAATCTGAATTCCACTTGATCGGTTTGGATGCACTGGATTATCCACAGCTTCCGGACATACAAGATGACCGTTTGTTCACCATTCCAGCTGACTTATTAAAAACAATCAATCGTGAAACGGTATTTGCAGTATCAAGTTCAGAAACCCGCCCTGTATTGACTGGTGTTCACTGGGAAGTAAAAGAAGGGGAATTGGTTTGTGTAGCGACAGACAGCCACCGTTTAGCACGCCGCAAAACAAAATTGGAAACATTGCCTGAAGGGGAATACAGTGTTGTAATTCCTGGGAAAAGCTTGACTGAATTGAATAAAATTCTGGATGACAACTCAGACCCTGTTGAAATCGTTATGACGAATCAGCAAGTGTTGTTTAAATCCAAACACATTTTGTTCTTCTCCCGGCTGCTTGAAGGCAATTATCCGGACACATCCCGCCTGATCCCATCTGAATACAAAACAGAAGTGACCGTTAATGGACGTTCATTGCTTCAAGCGATTGACCGTGCTTCACTATTAGCCCGCGAAGAACGCAATAACGTGGTGCGTTTTTCCACCACTTCCGGCAACGAAGTAGAAGTTTCTTCTAATTCTCCGGAAGTCGGTAAAGTAGAAGAGCAGCTTCTAGCACAAAGCATTGAAGGCGAAGAGCTGAAAATTTCTTTTAGCGCTAAATTTATGATGGATGCTTTAAAAGCAATCGATGGCCAGGACGTTCTAATTCAATTTACTGGGGCTATGCGTCCCTTCATTTTGAAATCGGCATTGGATGATTCCATTTTGCAATTAATACTTCCTGTCCGAACATATTAA
- the recF gene encoding DNA replication/repair protein RecF (All proteins in this family for which functions are known are DNA-binding proteins that assist the filamentation of RecA onto DNA for the initiation of recombination or recombinational repair.) yields MWIDRLELLNYRNYETLDLSFSPEINVFIGENAQGKTNIMESLYVLSMAKSHRTTNDKELIRWEADYGKIKADVFRKYGKLPLEIILSKKGKKAKVNHLEQRRLSDYIGQLNVVMFAPEDLNLVKGSPQVRRRFIDMEIGQISPVYLHDLSMYQKLLKQRNHILKQNYGKQAINDVMFDVYTDQFIEAAVKVIRKRYQFMELLQKWAEPIHHGISRGLEQLQIRYQPISGLKPEWTPEEMASFLERKLAEVRKREIERGLTLVGPHRDELQFFVNGYDVQTYGSQGQQRTTALSLKLAEIELIKQEVGEAPVLLLDDVLSELDDYRQSHLLNTIHGSVQTFVTTTSVDGIQHETIQNARLFEVAQGMVKE; encoded by the coding sequence ATGTGGATTGACCGCCTTGAACTCTTGAATTATCGGAATTACGAAACATTGGATTTGTCTTTTTCCCCAGAAATCAATGTCTTTATTGGAGAGAACGCTCAAGGAAAGACCAATATAATGGAATCATTGTATGTCTTATCTATGGCGAAATCCCACAGAACAACCAATGATAAAGAATTGATACGCTGGGAAGCGGATTATGGTAAAATAAAGGCTGATGTTTTCCGTAAATACGGTAAACTGCCTTTGGAAATCATCTTGTCCAAAAAGGGGAAAAAGGCAAAAGTCAATCACTTGGAACAACGGCGGCTCAGTGATTATATTGGCCAATTGAACGTAGTGATGTTTGCTCCCGAAGACTTGAATTTAGTAAAAGGGAGTCCACAAGTTCGTCGGCGCTTTATTGATATGGAAATCGGCCAAATTTCACCCGTCTATTTGCATGACTTGTCAATGTATCAAAAACTTTTAAAGCAACGAAATCATATATTGAAACAAAACTACGGTAAACAAGCCATTAATGACGTCATGTTTGATGTTTACACGGATCAGTTTATCGAAGCAGCTGTGAAAGTTATCCGAAAACGCTATCAGTTCATGGAGTTATTGCAGAAATGGGCTGAACCCATCCATCACGGCATTTCTCGCGGGCTGGAACAACTTCAAATCCGCTATCAACCAATCAGCGGTCTAAAGCCCGAATGGACGCCTGAAGAGATGGCGTCTTTTTTAGAGCGAAAACTGGCTGAAGTACGAAAACGGGAAATAGAGCGTGGTTTGACACTTGTCGGTCCGCACCGTGATGAATTACAGTTTTTTGTCAATGGCTATGATGTCCAGACTTACGGTTCGCAAGGCCAGCAAAGAACCACTGCGCTGTCTTTAAAGCTAGCGGAAATCGAATTGATTAAGCAGGAAGTCGGAGAAGCACCGGTGCTTCTCTTGGATGACGTTTTATCGGAATTGGATGATTATCGGCAATCTCATTTGTTGAACACCATCCATGGTTCTGTCCAGACCTTTGTCACAACGACGAGTGTAGACGGAATCCAGCATGAAACCATTCAAAATGCCCGTCTTTTCGAAGTGGCACAAGGGATGGTTAAGGAGTGA